ACGATGGTGCGGTTCTTCAGGAACGACAGCTTGCGTGTGCCGAAGTGGTAGAGCAGCGCACCGAACGGCTCGGGCCGCACCGCCACCTGGTGGTGCAGCCGCCAGCCGCGCTCGGGGTCGAAGACCGCGTCCTCGGCCCCCGTCGACGTCGAGGTCACGGTCAGTAGACCCCGCACATCCCGTCGATCGACACCTCTTCGACGAGGGTCTCGGTCACGAGCTCGTCGTTGTTGACCTGCTGATTCGGTTCCATCGGGCTCCGCCTTTCACTTCACCGGTTCTCGACAATGTGATCGAGGTCGCAATAATATGGCATCGAGTGCCTAAATGGAAAGGGGGCCCCTGACGGACGAGCACCGGGTGGGCCGACGGCGCTCCACGACGTGGGACCACATCAGCAACGTCGCGATCGACCTCTTCGCGACCCGCGGCTTCGACGAGGTCAGCGTCGACGACGTCGCGGAGGCCGCCGGCATCGCGCGCCGCACCCTGTTCCGCTACTACCCGTCGAAAAACGCTTTGCCCTGGGGCGATTTCGACGCTCACCTGGCGCACATGCGCGACCTGCTGGCCGATTCCGATCCCGACGTGCCGATCCGTCATGCGTTACGCACGGCACTGCTGGCGTTCAACACGTTCGACGAAACCGAGACCGCACGACACCGCAGGCGGATGCGGGTCATCCTCGAGACGGCCGCGCTCCAGGCGTACTCGATGACGATGTACGCCGGCTGGCGCGGGGTGGTCGCCGACTTCGTCGCCAAGCGGCTGGCCACCACGCCCGGGGACCTGGTGCCCCAGACCGTGGCGTGGACGATGCTCGGGGTGGCGCTGTCGGCATACGAGTACTGGCTCGCCGACGAGGCGGTGCCACTGGCCGACGCGCTGGGCGCCGCGTTCGACACCGTCGCCGACGGACTGCGCGCGCTGGATCCCTGATTCACCCGGCTCCGGTCGCGGGCCCGCGCTAGTTTTGGGCGATGCCGGAGAAGAAGACGGGACAGACGCTTCTGTTCGACGGGCTGTGGACCAAGGGCACCGCGTTCACCGAGCAGGAGCGTCACGAATTCCGTTTGCTCGGTTTGCTTCCCACGGCGGTCAAGTCACTCGAACAGCAGACCGAGCACTCCTGGCTGGAGTTCTGCCGCCGGCGCGAACCGCTGGACAAACACATCTATCTGCGCAACCTGCAGGACCGCAACGAGACGTTGTTCTACCGGGTGCTGCGCGACCACATCGCCGAGACCATGCCGATCGTCTACACCCCCACCGTCGGCGAGGCGTGCCAGCGGTTCAGCGAGATCTACCAGCGGCCCCGCGGGCTGTTCGTGTCCTACCCGGACCGCGAATTCCTGCGCGAGGTGCTGCGCAACCGTCCGCGGCGCGAGGTCGACGTGATCGTCGTGACCGACGGGCAGCGCATCCTCGGCCTCGGCGATCAGGGCATCGGAGGCATGGGCATCCCGATCGGCAAGCTCTCGCTCTACACGCTCATCGGCGGCATCGACCCGGCGCGCACGTTGC
The window above is part of the Mycolicibacterium rutilum genome. Proteins encoded here:
- the mftB gene encoding mycofactocin biosynthesis chaperone MftB (MftB, a small protein, is a peptide chaperone that assists the radical SAM enzyme MftC in performing two modifications to the C-terminal Val-Tyr dipeptide of the mycofactocin precursor peptide, MftA. MftB's role is analogous to the role of PqqD in the biosynthesis of PQQ, a cofactor that derives entirely from a Tyr and a Glu in the precursor PqqA.), coding for MTSTSTGAEDAVFDPERGWRLHHQVAVRPEPFGALLYHFGTRKLSFLKNRTIVDVVNVLSEHPDVRSACRAAGVDDAQQAPYLHALGVLAQSKMLVPQ
- the mftA gene encoding mycofactocin precursor MftA (Mycofactocin is a small molecule electron carrier derived from the final two amino acids, Val-Tyr, of MftA, the mycofactocin precursor. It plays a role in redox homeostasis and the metabolism of alcohols and aldehydes in Actinobacteria, including Mycobacterium tuberculosis.) produces the protein MEPNQQVNNDELVTETLVEEVSIDGMCGVY
- the mftR gene encoding mycofactocin system transcriptional regulator (MftR, the mycofactocin system transcriptional regulator, is an uncharacterized TetR family DNA-binding transcription factor. Its role is inferred by context. It occurs as part of the biosynthesis locus for mycofactocin, a partially characterized electron carrier derived from the terminal Val-Tyr dipeptide of the precursor peptide MftA, through a radical SAM enzyme-mediated process.), with product MERGPLTDEHRVGRRRSTTWDHISNVAIDLFATRGFDEVSVDDVAEAAGIARRTLFRYYPSKNALPWGDFDAHLAHMRDLLADSDPDVPIRHALRTALLAFNTFDETETARHRRRMRVILETAALQAYSMTMYAGWRGVVADFVAKRLATTPGDLVPQTVAWTMLGVALSAYEYWLADEAVPLADALGAAFDTVADGLRALDP